One part of the Novipirellula aureliae genome encodes these proteins:
- a CDS encoding FemAB family XrtA/PEP-CTERM system-associated protein, whose protein sequence is MNTQTSATLIETIKWSSSPTRPRLDVVDDDSVVPRLNAHRDAWVASVAAGLGHQAYLIRACNGQETTGVLPLILVSGPLFGRFLVSLPYLNTGGVWARDQETAIGLINHACVLADQLDVKHLELRHEIPVDHPRLNFSRTDKVHMRLQLPDTADDLMKSFKSKVRSQVKKSTTAKLSVHFGGAECLDDFYQVFARNMRDLGTPVFSRALFDASLKYFHGKDGHDFAELCIVRNETQPVAAAILVHAGGVTEVPSASSLREFNHTNANMLMYWRLLERAIANGSHTFDFGRSSRDSGTYKFKAQWGAHPHDAVWQYYVRKGDPNAMRADDAGNQRLVRIWQHLPVWLTKLVGPTIVRGIP, encoded by the coding sequence ATGAACACTCAAACTTCGGCGACTCTCATTGAAACGATAAAGTGGAGTTCGTCACCGACGCGGCCTCGGCTGGATGTCGTTGACGATGACAGCGTCGTCCCCCGACTCAACGCTCATCGCGACGCCTGGGTCGCCAGCGTCGCCGCGGGGCTCGGGCATCAAGCCTATCTGATTCGTGCGTGCAATGGACAGGAAACGACGGGTGTCCTACCGTTGATCCTCGTGTCAGGCCCGCTTTTCGGACGCTTTCTCGTCAGTTTACCCTACCTCAATACAGGTGGCGTTTGGGCACGCGATCAGGAAACCGCGATCGGATTGATCAATCATGCTTGTGTATTGGCAGACCAACTCGATGTGAAGCATTTGGAACTGCGACATGAGATTCCAGTCGATCATCCACGGCTGAACTTCTCACGCACCGATAAAGTTCATATGCGATTGCAATTACCGGATACAGCCGATGACTTAATGAAATCGTTCAAGAGCAAGGTGCGTAGTCAAGTTAAGAAGTCCACGACCGCTAAGTTGAGCGTCCACTTCGGCGGGGCCGAATGCTTAGACGACTTTTATCAGGTCTTTGCTCGAAATATGCGAGACCTGGGCACTCCAGTTTTCTCGCGGGCTTTATTTGATGCCAGCTTAAAATATTTTCACGGTAAAGACGGTCATGATTTTGCTGAATTGTGTATCGTTCGCAACGAAACACAGCCGGTCGCAGCAGCAATCCTCGTTCACGCGGGCGGCGTGACGGAAGTTCCTAGCGCGAGTAGTTTGCGTGAATTCAATCATACCAATGCGAACATGCTGATGTACTGGAGACTATTGGAACGGGCAATCGCGAATGGTAGCCATACGTTTGACTTTGGACGCAGCAGTCGAGACAGCGGCACCTACAAATTCAAGGCCCAATGGGGGGCCCACCCACACGACGCCGTCTGGCAATACTACGTTCGCAAAGGCGATCCCAACGCGATGCGAGCCGACGATGCTGGTAACCAGCGACTCGTCCGCATCTGGCAGCACTTACCCGTTTGGTTGACCAAACTTGTGGGGCCAACGATCGTCCGAGGGATTCCATAA
- a CDS encoding glycosyltransferase family 4 protein, producing MTSHRLDIPFHPPASKDVVLHTRVVSDTGGGPEKTILLSSPFLADSNYALAAAYMHPPDDPGFEVIRQRAVNWNSPLISIPDRGATDVRVLRDLLRLCKQFNVKIWHAHDYKSNLFGLLLRPFHRMKLVTTVHGWVVQTSKTPLYYKVDKLCLPRYQHVICVSDDLLDEVAKLKIRSDRLTYIPNAIDELSFSRQGPSSAAAMRRQRAVPNDRVLVGASGRLMPEKSFDLLIRATKTLLNEGHPVELWIAGEGSARQDLERLIVELDLADHVKLLGFWSDTKAFYESLDLFVLSSQREGLPNVILEAAAMGVPIVSTRVAGVPKMLTDDHDGLLCDIGNQKGLTDAMRRLVCDPVKRSQMAIAARKLVEEQYSFRKRMDRIQTIYERLLGR from the coding sequence ATGACATCCCATCGATTGGACATCCCATTCCACCCTCCGGCCTCGAAAGACGTGGTGCTACACACGCGCGTCGTTTCGGATACCGGCGGCGGTCCCGAGAAGACAATCTTGCTATCGAGTCCGTTTCTGGCGGATTCAAATTACGCGTTGGCTGCAGCTTACATGCATCCGCCGGACGATCCCGGCTTTGAAGTCATTCGCCAGCGAGCTGTGAATTGGAATAGCCCACTCATCAGCATTCCCGATCGCGGTGCCACCGATGTCCGAGTCCTTCGTGACCTACTTCGGCTATGTAAGCAATTCAATGTCAAGATTTGGCATGCCCACGACTACAAGTCAAACCTCTTCGGATTACTACTCCGTCCGTTTCACCGGATGAAGTTGGTCACAACCGTTCATGGTTGGGTGGTGCAAACCTCGAAAACTCCCTTGTATTACAAAGTAGATAAACTCTGTCTTCCGCGGTATCAGCATGTTATTTGTGTTTCAGATGATTTGTTGGACGAAGTGGCGAAGTTAAAGATTCGTTCCGATCGGTTGACGTACATTCCCAATGCGATTGATGAGCTGTCGTTTAGTCGGCAAGGACCATCGTCAGCCGCAGCGATGCGTCGGCAGCGGGCGGTTCCCAACGACCGTGTCTTGGTCGGAGCGAGTGGTCGATTGATGCCAGAGAAATCGTTTGATCTGCTGATTCGTGCGACCAAAACCCTGCTAAACGAGGGGCATCCAGTCGAACTATGGATCGCAGGCGAAGGATCGGCAAGGCAAGACTTAGAACGATTGATCGTTGAGTTGGATTTAGCCGACCATGTTAAACTGCTTGGATTCTGGTCGGACACCAAAGCGTTCTATGAATCGCTTGACCTATTCGTGCTATCGAGCCAACGCGAAGGGCTGCCGAATGTGATTTTAGAAGCCGCTGCGATGGGCGTCCCGATTGTCTCGACTCGGGTTGCAGGGGTGCCCAAAATGCTGACCGACGATCACGACGGCCTGCTTTGTGACATTGGGAATCAAAAGGGGCTCACCGATGCAATGCGTCGACTGGTCTGCGATCCAGTGAAGCGATCACAGATGGCCATCGCTGCACGAAAACTCGTAGAAGAACAATACAGTTTTCGCAAACGGATGGATCGAATTCAAACCATCTATGAGCGACTGCTCGGTAGGTGA
- a CDS encoding polysaccharide biosynthesis/export family protein: protein MQSIIQLLTFFSAINSSSTAPRRQRTTRWLNWPALTAMLVLLGSTGCTSLLTPIEGIPVSRLPPELLGIRRSDYVPVPVVMLSIPAGQEYRLDEGDILGVYIQGVLPFSSPTSVPEPPPVNFPDSASALPPSIGYPIPVQANGLISLPLLDPISVKGLTMEEVRVKIKRIYEAQEFVQEGKANPIVTLIRERTYNVTVLRENAVPAGKEVDQAARGVSLKLPAYQNDLLHALTQSGGMPGVNEKNEVTIFKTSRIPAHMRDEVMSQLMAGSGEYPCLETMISDCQASAGLTFHGLTSEPYMIKVPLRMPPGQTMSIRPEDIELINGDIVLVESRESELFYTGGLLPGGQHAVPRDYDLDVLGAMAIAGSGVDQSRGGSGGGAGGGIIGGLGGAKPTQLFIVRKLPSGRTYNIAVDLQLAVNNSSENILVQPGDTLILRNKPHEELLNFGIATFFTYGIRELFSN, encoded by the coding sequence ATGCAATCTATAATACAGCTATTAACATTTTTTTCCGCTATCAATTCGTCTAGCACAGCGCCTCGTCGCCAACGCACGACTCGGTGGCTGAACTGGCCGGCCTTGACCGCGATGTTGGTCTTGCTTGGATCGACGGGCTGCACATCACTACTAACCCCAATCGAGGGGATTCCGGTTTCTCGATTGCCGCCCGAGCTGCTGGGCATCCGCCGTAGCGACTACGTGCCGGTACCCGTGGTCATGTTGTCCATTCCGGCAGGCCAAGAATATCGGCTCGATGAAGGCGACATTTTGGGTGTCTACATTCAAGGTGTCTTGCCGTTCAGTTCGCCGACATCCGTGCCTGAGCCACCACCGGTCAACTTTCCAGATTCGGCCAGCGCACTACCGCCTTCGATTGGCTATCCCATCCCGGTCCAGGCCAACGGGCTGATTTCATTGCCGCTACTCGACCCAATCAGCGTCAAGGGGCTGACGATGGAGGAAGTTCGCGTCAAGATCAAGAGGATCTATGAAGCCCAAGAATTCGTACAGGAGGGGAAGGCGAATCCGATCGTGACTTTGATTCGTGAACGAACCTATAATGTCACCGTGTTACGTGAGAACGCGGTTCCCGCCGGAAAAGAGGTCGACCAGGCGGCCCGTGGAGTGTCGCTGAAATTACCGGCCTACCAAAACGATCTGTTGCATGCACTCACGCAAAGTGGTGGTATGCCGGGGGTGAATGAAAAGAACGAAGTGACGATCTTCAAAACTTCTCGTATTCCTGCCCACATGCGTGATGAAGTCATGTCGCAGCTAATGGCAGGTAGCGGCGAATACCCCTGCCTCGAGACGATGATCAGTGATTGCCAAGCCTCTGCGGGGTTGACGTTTCACGGGTTGACCAGTGAACCCTACATGATCAAAGTGCCGTTGCGGATGCCGCCAGGCCAAACGATGTCGATCCGGCCCGAAGATATCGAACTCATCAATGGCGACATTGTGTTGGTCGAATCGCGTGAAAGCGAACTCTTTTACACGGGCGGATTGTTGCCGGGTGGCCAGCATGCGGTACCTCGCGACTACGATCTTGACGTCCTCGGGGCGATGGCGATCGCCGGGTCAGGGGTCGACCAGAGCCGTGGTGGCAGTGGCGGTGGAGCTGGCGGTGGGATTATTGGCGGCCTCGGTGGGGCCAAGCCGACACAGCTATTTATCGTCCGCAAGCTGCCAAGCGGGCGAACGTACAATATCGCGGTCGACCTGCAATTGGCGGTCAATAACTCTAGCGAGAACATCCTGGTCCAACCAGGCGATACCTTGATTCTACGGAACAAGCCGCATGAAGAGTTGTTGAACTTCGGCATCGCCACATTCTTCACCTACGGCATTCGTGAACTGTTTAGTAACTAA
- a CDS encoding YdcF family protein has protein sequence MNHENIRPNYSAVRRSNPWRRRCFLVLLCWIATTVLMSLPVVRSIVAYPLQVHNGDASGDAAYVMADRHAYWERLHAASDLYHLKRIPEIILLNETETSSYNFVENQSETRVERAIGYLGWLGVPPEKISLIEPQENAWFGSLSEARAVAEKYPDLERIVVVTSAAHTRRSQLCFRRATGKTDVQIYAASPLKMSAEIDAPIWIEYIKLIVYAVVA, from the coding sequence ATGAATCATGAAAATATCCGTCCGAACTACTCGGCGGTGCGAAGATCGAATCCTTGGCGTCGACGATGTTTCCTCGTTCTGTTGTGTTGGATCGCTACAACCGTTCTGATGTCGCTACCGGTGGTTCGCAGTATTGTCGCCTATCCTTTGCAAGTTCACAATGGTGACGCCTCAGGAGACGCGGCGTACGTGATGGCCGACAGGCATGCCTATTGGGAACGATTGCATGCTGCCTCCGACTTGTACCATCTGAAACGGATCCCCGAGATCATCCTGCTCAATGAAACCGAGACTTCCTCGTACAATTTTGTCGAGAATCAATCGGAAACCCGAGTCGAACGGGCGATCGGTTACTTAGGTTGGCTGGGGGTTCCTCCCGAAAAAATCTCCTTGATCGAGCCACAAGAAAACGCCTGGTTCGGTTCGCTCAGCGAAGCGAGAGCGGTCGCGGAAAAGTATCCCGACTTAGAACGAATCGTTGTCGTTACATCGGCCGCACACACACGACGTAGCCAGCTATGCTTTCGCCGTGCCACAGGGAAAACGGATGTCCAGATCTACGCCGCTAGCCCCTTGAAAATGAGTGCTGAGATCGATGCACCGATTTGGATCGAGTACATTAAATTGATCGTCTATGCCGTGGTGGCGTAA
- a CDS encoding VanZ family protein — protein MSVRRRYWLFLAFAWAALMVLGSWYPFDLKTGSLAEAWADWSHVTDWSQQSRSDLAINMMLGIPLGFLLVLVGGASPLAPSQSPRYHRNSISVIIAVCLVAAVSLFVELGQHWYGRRVPSRNDTISQLLGGLVGGLLAYGGGSWFSSRVARFWSGRSHQSPFKALLDLYVAGYLLWAWMPFIPAVSPSELKAKWRSGMIQLSPFENWHTDTWQSLYTAAVTIATALPIGVWFAYWSGTDGRNPPQRTRVHWIQSAMFAVGGVVCLEACQAFIETRTAAVDDAIGSAVGAGVGACWAGRMWSSDSPFPLRSWATAPVLLIVAILYSLGYLLVSWAPFDFADSGLEMKQRFDQFRSIAMTNWFSGNDMAMASNLLRSLWFSMLLGSLAGMSAAFAAPSRLKRITVLRWLAAVVFCVSVCLLAEGGQIFERSRSPSLIELAVRIVGVAIGMAIAIAIARSETRGDLQI, from the coding sequence GTGAGCGTTCGTCGTCGGTATTGGTTGTTCCTCGCCTTCGCTTGGGCCGCGCTGATGGTGTTGGGGTCTTGGTATCCGTTTGATTTAAAAACGGGATCGCTCGCTGAGGCTTGGGCCGATTGGTCACACGTCACAGACTGGAGTCAGCAATCAAGAAGTGACCTGGCAATCAACATGATGCTCGGTATCCCACTGGGGTTCTTATTGGTTTTAGTCGGTGGAGCGTCACCGCTGGCCCCCAGTCAATCGCCGCGTTATCACCGAAATTCAATCTCGGTAATTATCGCGGTTTGCCTGGTCGCGGCGGTTTCTCTGTTCGTCGAACTGGGGCAGCATTGGTATGGCCGGCGTGTGCCGTCGCGCAACGATACGATTTCACAGTTGCTCGGCGGCTTGGTTGGCGGCTTGCTCGCGTACGGTGGCGGATCATGGTTCAGCAGCCGAGTCGCTCGGTTCTGGTCAGGCCGATCCCATCAGTCACCCTTCAAAGCGTTGTTGGATCTGTACGTGGCGGGGTACCTGCTTTGGGCATGGATGCCGTTCATTCCCGCGGTCTCGCCGTCCGAACTGAAGGCGAAATGGCGATCGGGGATGATCCAGCTTTCACCGTTTGAGAATTGGCATACCGATACTTGGCAATCGCTCTATACCGCAGCCGTCACGATTGCCACGGCATTGCCGATTGGCGTCTGGTTCGCCTATTGGTCGGGGACAGATGGACGGAATCCTCCACAACGCACGCGTGTCCATTGGATACAGTCCGCGATGTTTGCTGTTGGTGGTGTGGTGTGCTTAGAAGCTTGTCAAGCGTTCATCGAGACACGGACGGCAGCGGTCGACGATGCGATCGGGTCGGCCGTGGGCGCAGGTGTTGGAGCATGCTGGGCCGGTCGAATGTGGAGTTCGGACAGTCCATTTCCATTGCGAAGTTGGGCTACCGCACCGGTCTTGTTGATTGTGGCGATTCTTTATTCGCTCGGTTATTTGTTGGTTTCCTGGGCCCCTTTTGATTTTGCAGATTCGGGGCTGGAAATGAAACAGCGATTCGATCAATTCCGATCGATCGCGATGACAAATTGGTTTTCCGGGAATGACATGGCAATGGCCTCCAATCTGCTACGCTCCCTATGGTTTTCGATGCTCCTAGGATCACTCGCTGGAATGTCCGCGGCGTTTGCCGCCCCGTCTCGCCTTAAAAGGATAACCGTATTGCGTTGGCTTGCTGCGGTTGTCTTTTGTGTATCGGTGTGTCTGTTGGCCGAGGGCGGCCAAATCTTCGAACGATCCCGATCACCAAGTCTCATCGAGCTTGCCGTTCGCATCGTCGGAGTCGCGATCGGAATGGCTATCGCAATCGCGATCGCCCGTAGCGAAACTCGCGGAGACCTTCAAATTTAG